In one window of Ovis aries strain OAR_USU_Benz2616 breed Rambouillet chromosome 5, ARS-UI_Ramb_v3.0, whole genome shotgun sequence DNA:
- the CELF5 gene encoding CUGBP Elav-like family member 5 isoform X9, producing the protein MHKGCAFLTYCARDSAIKAQTALHEQKTLPGMARPIQVKPADSESRGGDRKLFVGMLNKQQSEEDVLRLFQPFGVIDECTVLRGPDGSSKGCAFVKFSSHTEAQAAIHALHGSQTMPGASSSLVVKFADTDKERTLRRMQQMVGQLGILTPSLTLPFSPYSAYAQALMQQQTTVLSTSGSYLSPGVAFSPCHIQQIGAVSLNGLPATPIAPASGLHSPPLLGTAAVPGLVAPITNGFAGVVPFPGGHPALETVYANGLVPYPAQSPTVAETLHPAFSGVQQYTGPPCVSLPVSAAMYPTAAITPIAHSVPQPPPLLQQQQREGPEGCNLFIYHLPQEFGDTELTQMFLPFGNIISSKVFMDRATNQSKCFGFVSFDNPASAQTAIQAMNGFQIGMKRLKVQLKRPKDPGHPY; encoded by the exons ATGGCGCGGCCAATCCAGGTGAAGCCTGCGGACAGCGAAAGCCGTGGAG GGGACCGGAAGCTGTTTGTGGGGATGCTGAACAAGCAGCAGTCAGAGGAGGACGTGCTGCGGCTGTTCCAGCCCTTCGGGGTCATCGACGAGTGCACCGTGCTCCGGGGACCTGACGGCAGCAGCAAAG GCTGTGCCTTCGTGAAGTTCTCCTCCCACACCGAGGCTCAGGCGGCCATACACGCCCTGCACGGCAGCCAGACCATGCCG GGTGCCTCCTCCAGCCTGGTGGTCAAGTTTGCTGACACAGACAAGGAGCGGACGCTGAGGCGCATGCAGCAGATGGTGGGCCAGCTGGGCATCCTGACTCCGTCCCTCACCCTGCCCTTCAGCCCCTACAGTGCCTACGCCCAGGCT cTCATGCAACAGCAGACGACGGTCCTGTCCACATCAGGCAGCTACCTGAGCCCCGGCGTGGCCTTCTCACCCTGCCACATCCAGCAGATTGGCGCTGTCAGCCTTAACGGGCTGCCTGCCACACCCATCGCCCCTGCCTCTG GACTGCATTCGCCCCCGCTGCTCGGCACTGCCGCTGTGCCCGGCCTCGTGGCCCCCATCACCAACGGCTTTGCAGGTGTCGTGCCCTTCCCTGGCGGGCACCCTGCCCTAGAAACCGTATATGCCAATGGCCTTGTGCCCTACCCAG CTCAGAGTCCGACGGTAGCCGAGACCCTCCATCCTGCCTTCTCTGGAGTCCAGCAGTACACAG GTCCGCCCTGTGTCTCGCTCCCGGTCTCTGCAGCCATGTACCCCACCGCGGCCATCACGCCCATCGCGCACAGCGTCCCCCAGCCGCCGCCcctcctgcagcagcagcagcgagaaG GTCCCGAAGGCTGTAACCTGTTTATCTACCACCTCCCCCAGGAGTTTGGAGACACGGAGCTGACCCAGATGTTCCTGCCTTTCGGCAATATCATCTCCTCCAAGGTGTTTATGGATCGGGCCACCAACCAGAGCAAATGTTTTG GCTTCGTGAGCTTTGACAACCCGGCCAGCGCGCAGACTGCCATCCAGGCCATGAATGGCTTTCAGATCGGCATGAAGAGGCTCAAAGTGCAGCTGAAGCGGCCCAAAGACCCGGGACACCCCTACTGA
- the CELF5 gene encoding CUGBP Elav-like family member 5 isoform X10: MHKGCAFLTYCARDSAIKAQTALHEQKTLPGMARPIQVKPADSESRGGDRKLFVGMLNKQQSEEDVLRLFQPFGVIDECTVLRGPDGSSKGCAFVKFSSHTEAQAAIHALHGSQTMPGASSSLVVKFADTDKERTLRRMQQMVGQLGILTPSLTLPFSPYSAYAQALMQQQTTVLSTSGSYLSPGVAFSPCHIQQIGAVSLNGLPATPIAPASGLHSPPLLGTAAVPGLVAPITNGFAGVVPFPGGHPALETVYANGLVPYPAQSPTVAETLHPAFSGVQQYTAMYPTAAITPIAHSVPQPPPLLQQQQREGPEGCNLFIYHLPQEFGDTELTQMFLPFGNIISSKVFMDRATNQSKCFGFVSFDNPASAQTAIQAMNGFQIGMKRLKVQLKRPKDPGHPY; this comes from the exons ATGGCGCGGCCAATCCAGGTGAAGCCTGCGGACAGCGAAAGCCGTGGAG GGGACCGGAAGCTGTTTGTGGGGATGCTGAACAAGCAGCAGTCAGAGGAGGACGTGCTGCGGCTGTTCCAGCCCTTCGGGGTCATCGACGAGTGCACCGTGCTCCGGGGACCTGACGGCAGCAGCAAAG GCTGTGCCTTCGTGAAGTTCTCCTCCCACACCGAGGCTCAGGCGGCCATACACGCCCTGCACGGCAGCCAGACCATGCCG GGTGCCTCCTCCAGCCTGGTGGTCAAGTTTGCTGACACAGACAAGGAGCGGACGCTGAGGCGCATGCAGCAGATGGTGGGCCAGCTGGGCATCCTGACTCCGTCCCTCACCCTGCCCTTCAGCCCCTACAGTGCCTACGCCCAGGCT cTCATGCAACAGCAGACGACGGTCCTGTCCACATCAGGCAGCTACCTGAGCCCCGGCGTGGCCTTCTCACCCTGCCACATCCAGCAGATTGGCGCTGTCAGCCTTAACGGGCTGCCTGCCACACCCATCGCCCCTGCCTCTG GACTGCATTCGCCCCCGCTGCTCGGCACTGCCGCTGTGCCCGGCCTCGTGGCCCCCATCACCAACGGCTTTGCAGGTGTCGTGCCCTTCCCTGGCGGGCACCCTGCCCTAGAAACCGTATATGCCAATGGCCTTGTGCCCTACCCAG CTCAGAGTCCGACGGTAGCCGAGACCCTCCATCCTGCCTTCTCTGGAGTCCAGCAGTACACAG CCATGTACCCCACCGCGGCCATCACGCCCATCGCGCACAGCGTCCCCCAGCCGCCGCCcctcctgcagcagcagcagcgagaaG GTCCCGAAGGCTGTAACCTGTTTATCTACCACCTCCCCCAGGAGTTTGGAGACACGGAGCTGACCCAGATGTTCCTGCCTTTCGGCAATATCATCTCCTCCAAGGTGTTTATGGATCGGGCCACCAACCAGAGCAAATGTTTTG GCTTCGTGAGCTTTGACAACCCGGCCAGCGCGCAGACTGCCATCCAGGCCATGAATGGCTTTCAGATCGGCATGAAGAGGCTCAAAGTGCAGCTGAAGCGGCCCAAAGACCCGGGACACCCCTACTGA
- the CELF5 gene encoding CUGBP Elav-like family member 5 isoform X12: MHKGCAFLTYCARDSAIKAQTALHEQKTLPGMARPIQVKPADSESRGGDRKLFVGMLNKQQSEEDVLRLFQPFGVIDECTVLRGPDGSSKGCAFVKFSSHTEAQAAIHALHGSQTMPGASSSLVVKFADTDKERTLRRMQQMVGQLGILTPSLTLPFSPYSAYAQALMQQQTTVLSTSGSYLSPGVAFSPCHIQQIGAVSLNGLPATPIAPASGLHSPPLLGTAAVPGLVAPITNGFAGVVPFPGGHPALETVYANGLVPYPAQSPTVAETLHPAFSGVQQYTGPEGCNLFIYHLPQEFGDTELTQMFLPFGNIISSKVFMDRATNQSKCFGFVSFDNPASAQTAIQAMNGFQIGMKRLKVQLKRPKDPGHPY; this comes from the exons ATGGCGCGGCCAATCCAGGTGAAGCCTGCGGACAGCGAAAGCCGTGGAG GGGACCGGAAGCTGTTTGTGGGGATGCTGAACAAGCAGCAGTCAGAGGAGGACGTGCTGCGGCTGTTCCAGCCCTTCGGGGTCATCGACGAGTGCACCGTGCTCCGGGGACCTGACGGCAGCAGCAAAG GCTGTGCCTTCGTGAAGTTCTCCTCCCACACCGAGGCTCAGGCGGCCATACACGCCCTGCACGGCAGCCAGACCATGCCG GGTGCCTCCTCCAGCCTGGTGGTCAAGTTTGCTGACACAGACAAGGAGCGGACGCTGAGGCGCATGCAGCAGATGGTGGGCCAGCTGGGCATCCTGACTCCGTCCCTCACCCTGCCCTTCAGCCCCTACAGTGCCTACGCCCAGGCT cTCATGCAACAGCAGACGACGGTCCTGTCCACATCAGGCAGCTACCTGAGCCCCGGCGTGGCCTTCTCACCCTGCCACATCCAGCAGATTGGCGCTGTCAGCCTTAACGGGCTGCCTGCCACACCCATCGCCCCTGCCTCTG GACTGCATTCGCCCCCGCTGCTCGGCACTGCCGCTGTGCCCGGCCTCGTGGCCCCCATCACCAACGGCTTTGCAGGTGTCGTGCCCTTCCCTGGCGGGCACCCTGCCCTAGAAACCGTATATGCCAATGGCCTTGTGCCCTACCCAG CTCAGAGTCCGACGGTAGCCGAGACCCTCCATCCTGCCTTCTCTGGAGTCCAGCAGTACACAG GTCCCGAAGGCTGTAACCTGTTTATCTACCACCTCCCCCAGGAGTTTGGAGACACGGAGCTGACCCAGATGTTCCTGCCTTTCGGCAATATCATCTCCTCCAAGGTGTTTATGGATCGGGCCACCAACCAGAGCAAATGTTTTG GCTTCGTGAGCTTTGACAACCCGGCCAGCGCGCAGACTGCCATCCAGGCCATGAATGGCTTTCAGATCGGCATGAAGAGGCTCAAAGTGCAGCTGAAGCGGCCCAAAGACCCGGGACACCCCTACTGA
- the CELF5 gene encoding CUGBP Elav-like family member 5 isoform X8, which translates to MARPIQVKPADSESRGGRDRKLFVGMLNKQQSEEDVLRLFQPFGVIDECTVLRGPDGSSKGCAFVKFSSHTEAQAAIHALHGSQTMPGASSSLVVKFADTDKERTLRRMQQMVGQLGILTPSLTLPFSPYSAYAQALMQQQTTVLSTSGSYLSPGVAFSPCHIQQIGAVSLNGLPATPIAPASGLHSPPLLGTAAVPGLVAPITNGFAGVVPFPGGHPALETVYANGLVPYPAQSPTVAETLHPAFSGVQQYTGPPCVSLPVSAAMYPTAAITPIAHSVPQPPPLLQQQQREGPEGCNLFIYHLPQEFGDTELTQMFLPFGNIISSKVFMDRATNQSKCFGFVSFDNPASAQTAIQAMNGFQIGMKRLKVQLKRPKDPGHPY; encoded by the exons ATGGCGCGGCCAATCCAGGTGAAGCCTGCGGACAGCGAAAGCCGTGGAGGTA GGGACCGGAAGCTGTTTGTGGGGATGCTGAACAAGCAGCAGTCAGAGGAGGACGTGCTGCGGCTGTTCCAGCCCTTCGGGGTCATCGACGAGTGCACCGTGCTCCGGGGACCTGACGGCAGCAGCAAAG GCTGTGCCTTCGTGAAGTTCTCCTCCCACACCGAGGCTCAGGCGGCCATACACGCCCTGCACGGCAGCCAGACCATGCCG GGTGCCTCCTCCAGCCTGGTGGTCAAGTTTGCTGACACAGACAAGGAGCGGACGCTGAGGCGCATGCAGCAGATGGTGGGCCAGCTGGGCATCCTGACTCCGTCCCTCACCCTGCCCTTCAGCCCCTACAGTGCCTACGCCCAGGCT cTCATGCAACAGCAGACGACGGTCCTGTCCACATCAGGCAGCTACCTGAGCCCCGGCGTGGCCTTCTCACCCTGCCACATCCAGCAGATTGGCGCTGTCAGCCTTAACGGGCTGCCTGCCACACCCATCGCCCCTGCCTCTG GACTGCATTCGCCCCCGCTGCTCGGCACTGCCGCTGTGCCCGGCCTCGTGGCCCCCATCACCAACGGCTTTGCAGGTGTCGTGCCCTTCCCTGGCGGGCACCCTGCCCTAGAAACCGTATATGCCAATGGCCTTGTGCCCTACCCAG CTCAGAGTCCGACGGTAGCCGAGACCCTCCATCCTGCCTTCTCTGGAGTCCAGCAGTACACAG GTCCGCCCTGTGTCTCGCTCCCGGTCTCTGCAGCCATGTACCCCACCGCGGCCATCACGCCCATCGCGCACAGCGTCCCCCAGCCGCCGCCcctcctgcagcagcagcagcgagaaG GTCCCGAAGGCTGTAACCTGTTTATCTACCACCTCCCCCAGGAGTTTGGAGACACGGAGCTGACCCAGATGTTCCTGCCTTTCGGCAATATCATCTCCTCCAAGGTGTTTATGGATCGGGCCACCAACCAGAGCAAATGTTTTG GCTTCGTGAGCTTTGACAACCCGGCCAGCGCGCAGACTGCCATCCAGGCCATGAATGGCTTTCAGATCGGCATGAAGAGGCTCAAAGTGCAGCTGAAGCGGCCCAAAGACCCGGGACACCCCTACTGA